From Candidatus Binatia bacterium:
CCGGTTCTGAGGGGGCCCCGGCGCAGCAATGCGTCGGGGCTACCCGACCAAGTTTGCCACGTCGAGTCGGCGGTGTTCGATGACCCGAACTTGGTGTCCTGCGCGGGGCTCGGGCCGGTGGTCGCGCTGGCGGAGCAGTGCGGGCTCCCGCAGCTGGTCGCCGCGCAACTGACGCTGCCTGCCAAGGCG
This genomic window contains:
- a CDS encoding IS1380 family transposase, which produces MRGPRRSNASGLPDQVCHVESAVFDDPNLVSCAGLGPVVALAEQCGLPQLVAAQLTLPAKA